The Bradyrhizobium sp. WBAH42 genome includes a window with the following:
- a CDS encoding M81 family metallopeptidase, with the protein MTRIAVGGFLHETNTFAPTKATFADFQHGGGWPAMTQGQDVLKVMRRINVGLAGFVDSAEANGWELVPTIACGASPSAHVTKDAFERIVKVMVDGIAAAGPIDAVYLDLHGAMVTEHLDDGEGEILARVRRVIGKDVPLVTSLDLHANVTPEMMEHADALIAYRTYPHVDMAETGRACARHLALLLQTKQRFAKAFRQLPFLIPISWQCTNDQPTKGIYEKLAALESDAVPTLSVAPGFPAADFRDCGPSVFAYGKTQADADRAADALLKLIESHEDDFDGTIWLPDDGVRHAMELAKSASKPIIIADTQDNPGAGGDSDTTGMLRALVRNRASAATGAIYDPESAKAAHAAGVGATVTLSLGGKSGIPGDAPYRETFVVEQLSDGRFIAPGPYYGGREMEMGPSAALRIGDVRVVVSSHKAQLADQAMYRYVGIEPTEQKILVNKSSVHFRADFEPIAEKLMICAAPGAMPADTASLPWTRLRPGIRIKPNGPVFNPPSR; encoded by the coding sequence ATGACACGCATCGCCGTCGGCGGCTTCCTGCACGAGACCAACACCTTCGCTCCGACCAAGGCGACCTTCGCCGACTTCCAGCATGGCGGCGGCTGGCCGGCGATGACGCAAGGCCAGGACGTGCTGAAGGTGATGCGGCGCATCAATGTCGGGCTCGCCGGCTTCGTCGACAGCGCTGAAGCGAACGGTTGGGAACTTGTTCCGACGATCGCCTGCGGTGCGAGCCCCTCCGCTCACGTCACCAAGGACGCATTCGAACGCATCGTGAAGGTCATGGTCGACGGCATCGCCGCCGCCGGGCCGATTGACGCCGTCTATCTCGACCTGCACGGCGCCATGGTGACCGAGCATCTCGACGACGGCGAAGGCGAGATTCTCGCGCGTGTGCGCCGCGTCATCGGCAAGGATGTTCCGCTGGTCACCAGCCTCGATCTCCATGCCAACGTCACGCCCGAGATGATGGAGCACGCGGACGCGCTGATCGCCTACCGCACCTATCCCCATGTCGACATGGCCGAGACCGGCCGCGCCTGCGCGCGGCACCTCGCGCTGCTGCTGCAGACGAAGCAGCGCTTCGCAAAGGCGTTCCGGCAATTGCCGTTCCTGATCCCGATCAGCTGGCAATGCACCAACGACCAGCCCACCAAGGGCATCTATGAAAAGCTCGCCGCCCTGGAGAGCGATGCCGTCCCGACCCTCTCTGTCGCGCCCGGCTTCCCCGCCGCCGATTTCCGCGACTGCGGCCCGAGCGTGTTCGCCTATGGCAAGACGCAAGCAGACGCCGATCGCGCGGCGGACGCGCTTCTGAAGCTGATCGAAAGCCATGAGGACGATTTCGACGGCACGATCTGGTTGCCCGACGACGGCGTGCGCCACGCCATGGAACTTGCCAAGAGCGCCAGCAAGCCGATCATCATCGCCGACACCCAGGACAATCCCGGCGCCGGCGGCGATTCCGACACGACGGGCATGCTGCGCGCGCTGGTGCGCAACAGAGCGAGTGCGGCAACCGGCGCGATCTACGATCCGGAATCGGCCAAGGCCGCGCATGCGGCCGGCGTCGGCGCCACCGTGACGCTGTCGCTCGGCGGCAAGTCCGGCATTCCCGGCGACGCGCCCTATCGCGAGACTTTCGTGGTCGAGCAGCTTTCCGACGGCCGCTTCATCGCGCCCGGACCGTATTACGGCGGCCGCGAGATGGAGATGGGCCCGTCCGCAGCCTTGCGCATCGGCGATGTCCGCGTCGTCGTCTCCTCGCACAAGGCGCAGCTCGCCGACCAGGCGATGTACCGCTATGTCGGCATCGAGCCGACCGAACAGAAGATTTTGGTCAACAAGAGTTCGGTGCATTTCCGCGCCGACTTCGAGCCGATCGCCGAGAAGCTGATGATCTGTGCCGCGCCCGGCGCGATGCCGGCCGACACTGCTTCGCTGCCCTGGACGCGCCTGCGACCCGGCATCCGCATCAAGCCGAACGGCCCCGTTTTCAATCCACCTTCACGCTAA
- a CDS encoding ABC transporter permease encodes MLGYLLRRILAAVPVMGVVALFVFLLLRLTPGDPAAILAGDNATPERLERIRESLGLNEPLIVQFITWVNKLLHGDLGTSLISNLPVMKMIGQRVEPSISIALCTIILAVIVAVPLGVIAAWKHGTWIDRFVMGLSVLGFSVPVFVVGYVLIQVFAIELRLVPVQGFRSIFNGFGPFFERMILPTCALSFIYIALIARMTRAAMLDVLGEDYVRTARAKGINEVAVMMRHALRNAAVPVITVIGTGFALLISGVVVTESVFNIPGIGRLTVDAVLARDYPVIQAMILLTSLIYVVVNLLIDVAYTLLDPRIRY; translated from the coding sequence TTGCTCGGATATCTCCTTCGCCGAATTCTCGCCGCCGTGCCCGTGATGGGCGTGGTCGCGCTGTTCGTGTTCCTCCTGCTCCGCCTCACCCCCGGCGATCCCGCCGCGATCCTCGCCGGCGACAACGCGACGCCGGAACGGCTCGAGCGCATCCGCGAATCGCTCGGTCTCAATGAGCCGTTGATCGTGCAGTTCATCACCTGGGTGAACAAGCTGCTGCATGGCGATCTCGGAACCTCGCTGATCTCCAACCTGCCTGTCATGAAGATGATCGGCCAGCGCGTCGAGCCGTCGATCTCGATCGCGCTGTGCACCATCATCCTCGCCGTCATCGTCGCAGTTCCCTTGGGGGTGATCGCGGCGTGGAAGCACGGCACCTGGATCGACCGTTTCGTGATGGGTCTGTCCGTGCTCGGCTTCTCGGTGCCGGTGTTCGTGGTCGGCTATGTCCTCATCCAGGTCTTCGCGATCGAGCTGCGCTTGGTGCCGGTGCAGGGCTTCCGTAGCATCTTCAACGGCTTCGGTCCGTTCTTCGAGCGCATGATCCTGCCGACCTGCGCGCTGTCCTTCATCTACATCGCACTGATCGCGCGCATGACGCGTGCGGCGATGCTCGACGTGCTCGGCGAGGACTACGTGCGAACGGCGCGCGCGAAGGGCATCAACGAGGTCGCGGTGATGATGCGCCATGCGCTGCGCAACGCCGCCGTGCCCGTGATCACCGTGATCGGCACCGGCTTTGCGCTCTTGATCTCCGGCGTCGTCGTGACCGAGAGCGTGTTCAACATCCCCGGCATCGGCCGCCTGACCGTGGATGCGGTGCTGGCGCGCGATTATCCGGTGATCCAGGCGATGATCCTGCTGACCTCGCTGATCTACGTCGTGGTCAATCTTCTCATCGACGTCGCCTACACCCTGCTCGATCCCCGGATCCGGTACTGA
- a CDS encoding amidase — MHKKSVEEAVTSLHDLSAVDLIAGYRAKQFSPSEVLEDVLAHVAAWEPHLKALYAFDPDGAREAAKASTARWSGGEPSGALDGVPVTVKDNIATKGVPVPLGAASVKLVPAEKDAPPAARLREAGSIIFTKTTMPDYGMLSSGLSSFHALARNPWDLSKNPGGSSAGAGAAAAAGYGPLHLGTDIGGSVRLPAGWCGLVGLKPSFGRVPIDPTYVGRVAGPMTRTVDDCALMMSAIAKPDRRDGMSLPAEPLNWKGLEKSPRKLRIGLMLDPGCGLALEKPVREVAVKAAKAFESAGSVVTEVDGILTREMLDGLDNFWRARMWDDLTRLTATEQAKVLPYIFRWGESGAKLSGVDVIRGFNQTMAIRAAASKLFCELDYVISPTAPNVNFPAEWASPTNDPMKPFEHIAYTVPWNMSENPAISLNGGFDAKGFPIGVQIVGRRFDDIGVLGMAKAFEGLRGPQRPWPKPPAK; from the coding sequence ATGCATAAAAAGAGCGTCGAGGAAGCGGTCACCTCGCTGCACGATCTGTCCGCGGTCGACCTGATCGCGGGCTATCGCGCCAAGCAGTTCTCGCCGAGCGAGGTGCTGGAGGACGTGCTCGCGCATGTCGCGGCGTGGGAACCGCATCTGAAGGCGCTCTATGCGTTCGACCCCGACGGCGCGCGCGAGGCCGCCAAGGCCTCGACCGCGCGCTGGAGCGGCGGCGAGCCGTCCGGCGCGCTCGACGGCGTGCCTGTCACGGTGAAGGACAACATCGCGACCAAGGGCGTGCCGGTGCCGCTGGGCGCGGCCAGCGTGAAACTCGTGCCGGCGGAGAAGGATGCGCCGCCCGCCGCGCGGCTGCGCGAGGCAGGCAGCATCATCTTCACCAAGACCACCATGCCCGATTACGGCATGCTGTCCTCCGGGCTCTCCTCGTTCCATGCGCTCGCGCGCAATCCGTGGGACCTCAGCAAGAATCCCGGCGGCTCCAGCGCCGGCGCAGGCGCCGCTGCTGCGGCCGGCTATGGCCCCTTGCATCTCGGCACCGATATCGGCGGCTCGGTCCGTCTGCCCGCCGGCTGGTGCGGCCTCGTCGGCCTGAAGCCCAGCTTCGGCCGCGTGCCGATCGATCCCACCTATGTCGGCCGCGTCGCAGGCCCCATGACCCGCACGGTCGATGATTGCGCACTGATGATGAGCGCGATCGCCAAGCCCGACCGGCGCGACGGCATGAGCCTGCCGGCCGAGCCGCTGAACTGGAAGGGACTGGAGAAGTCGCCCCGCAAGCTGCGCATCGGCTTGATGCTAGATCCTGGGTGCGGCCTGGCGCTGGAGAAGCCCGTGCGCGAGGTCGCGGTGAAGGCCGCGAAGGCGTTCGAGTCCGCTGGCAGCGTCGTCACCGAGGTCGACGGCATCCTCACGCGCGAGATGCTCGACGGCCTCGACAATTTCTGGCGCGCGCGGATGTGGGACGATCTGACCAGGCTAACGGCGACCGAGCAGGCCAAGGTGCTGCCCTATATCTTCAGATGGGGCGAGTCCGGCGCGAAGCTCTCGGGCGTCGATGTCATCCGCGGCTTCAACCAGACCATGGCGATCCGGGCCGCGGCCTCGAAGCTGTTTTGCGAGCTCGACTATGTGATCTCGCCGACCGCGCCGAACGTGAACTTTCCGGCGGAATGGGCTTCGCCGACCAACGATCCCATGAAGCCGTTCGAGCACATCGCCTATACCGTGCCGTGGAATATGTCGGAGAACCCGGCGATCTCCCTCAACGGCGGCTTCGACGCCAAGGGCTTTCCCATCGGCGTGCAGATCGTCGGCCGCCGCTTCGACGACATCGGCGTGCTCGGCATGGCCAAGGCGTTTGAAGGTCTCCGCGGCCCGCAGCGGCCCTGGCCGAAGCCGCCGGCGAAGTAG
- a CDS encoding crotonase/enoyl-CoA hydratase family protein — MAYETIKYEVAEQILTITLNRPDKLNAFNAQMQRELIDAFDAADKDDNVRAIIVTGAGRGFCAGADLSSGADTFDRDARRGPVKRFADGKVDYSDPQVRDGGGQVTLRIFKCLKPVIAAVNGPAVGIGVTMQLAMDIRIASEAARFGFVFSQRGIVPEAASSWFLPRIVGISQALEWCYSGRVFPAQEALAGRLVSKVVAPDDLLPTARALAKEFCAKTAPVSVALIRQMMWRMMGADDPMEAHKVDSRGIYARGRSDDVKEGVVSFLEKRPAQFKNRVSTDMPDYFPWWTEREYK; from the coding sequence ATGGCGTATGAGACGATCAAATACGAGGTCGCCGAGCAGATCCTCACCATCACGCTGAACCGGCCCGACAAGCTCAACGCCTTCAACGCGCAGATGCAAAGGGAGCTGATCGACGCGTTCGACGCCGCCGACAAAGATGACAATGTCCGCGCCATCATCGTCACCGGCGCCGGCCGTGGCTTTTGCGCGGGCGCCGATCTGTCGTCCGGCGCCGACACGTTCGACCGCGACGCGCGGCGCGGGCCGGTCAAGCGCTTCGCCGACGGCAAGGTCGACTATAGCGACCCGCAGGTGCGCGACGGCGGCGGCCAGGTGACCTTGCGCATCTTCAAGTGCCTCAAGCCCGTGATCGCCGCGGTGAACGGCCCGGCTGTCGGCATCGGCGTCACCATGCAGCTTGCGATGGACATCCGCATCGCCTCGGAGGCGGCGCGGTTCGGCTTCGTGTTCTCCCAGCGCGGCATCGTCCCGGAGGCGGCCTCGAGCTGGTTCCTGCCGCGCATCGTCGGCATCTCGCAGGCGCTGGAGTGGTGCTATTCGGGCCGCGTCTTCCCGGCCCAGGAAGCCCTTGCCGGCCGCCTCGTCAGCAAGGTGGTCGCGCCGGACGATCTGCTGCCGACCGCACGTGCGCTGGCCAAGGAGTTTTGCGCCAAGACCGCGCCGGTGTCGGTCGCGCTGATCCGCCAGATGATGTGGCGCATGATGGGCGCCGACGATCCGATGGAGGCCCACAAGGTCGACAGCCGCGGCATCTACGCCCGCGGTCGCTCCGACGACGTCAAGGAAGGCGTGGTGTCGTTCCTGGAGAAGCGGCCGGCGCAGTTCAAGAACAGGGTCTCGACGGACATGCCGGATTATTTCCCGTGGTGGACGGAGCGGGAGTATAAGTGA
- a CDS encoding 2-hydroxychromene-2-carboxylate isomerase, translating to MIEFFFDCSSPWTYLAFHNIQPLAKELGAAITWRPILVGGIFNTVNPSVYAQREKPVPLKARYMKKDLADWARSAGLAIKMPPTVFPVNSVKAMRGCLWLGQDMVPFATSVFETYWGEDKDISQDAVLAEICRKVGIDEQKFFAGIAEQDIKDQLKANTEEVMARGGFGSPTIFVNKTDMYFGNDRLPLIREALQRSKASAA from the coding sequence ATGATCGAATTCTTCTTCGACTGCTCCAGCCCCTGGACCTATCTCGCCTTCCACAACATCCAGCCGCTCGCCAAAGAGCTCGGCGCCGCCATCACCTGGCGTCCGATCCTGGTCGGCGGCATCTTCAACACGGTCAATCCGAGCGTCTACGCGCAGCGCGAGAAGCCGGTGCCGCTGAAGGCGCGCTACATGAAGAAGGACCTCGCCGACTGGGCGCGTTCGGCGGGCCTTGCCATCAAGATGCCGCCGACGGTGTTTCCCGTGAACAGCGTCAAGGCGATGCGCGGCTGCCTCTGGCTCGGTCAGGACATGGTGCCGTTCGCGACATCTGTGTTCGAGACCTATTGGGGCGAGGACAAGGACATCTCGCAAGACGCGGTGCTCGCGGAGATCTGCAGGAAAGTCGGCATCGACGAGCAGAAGTTCTTCGCCGGCATTGCCGAGCAGGACATCAAGGACCAGCTCAAGGCCAATACTGAGGAGGTGATGGCGCGCGGCGGCTTCGGCTCGCCGACCATCTTCGTGAACAAGACCGACATGTATTTCGGCAATGACCGCCTGCCGCTGATCCGCGAAGCGCTTCAGCGCAGCAAGGCGAGCGCGGCCTGA
- a CDS encoding NADPH:quinone oxidoreductase family protein, translating to MVRAVICRELGAPETLRLEEFPSRALKPGEVRVAIRAAGLNFPDVLMAAGEYQLKPELPFTPGMEAAGDVTEVGAEASGVAVGDKVIVKMRHGAFADEAVVTPSQLTPMPSTFDYAEAATYLAGHGTAYHALIDRGRVAPGEVLLVHGAGGGVGLAAVEIGKMLGANVIATASSDEKLEIARSRGADHLIRYDREPFRDAVKRITDGRGADVVFDPVGGQVFEDSMRCIAWGARLLVIGFTGGIGSAKTNLLLIKGASVLGVRAGEAVRKNPALGEVRLKALLQWAEEGKLRPNVSHRLPLEDYAKAMRLLIDRKAIGRVALLMQ from the coding sequence ATGGTGCGCGCCGTCATCTGCCGCGAACTCGGCGCGCCCGAGACTTTGCGGCTGGAAGAATTTCCGTCGCGCGCGCTGAAGCCGGGCGAGGTGCGCGTTGCCATCCGCGCCGCCGGGCTGAACTTTCCCGACGTGCTGATGGCGGCGGGCGAGTATCAGCTCAAGCCCGAGCTGCCGTTCACGCCCGGCATGGAAGCGGCCGGTGACGTGACAGAGGTGGGGGCGGAGGCGAGCGGCGTTGCCGTCGGCGACAAGGTCATCGTCAAGATGCGCCATGGCGCCTTTGCCGATGAAGCCGTGGTGACGCCGTCGCAGCTCACCCCCATGCCGTCCACCTTCGACTATGCCGAGGCTGCGACCTATCTCGCCGGCCACGGCACGGCCTATCATGCGTTGATCGATCGCGGCCGGGTCGCGCCGGGCGAGGTGCTGCTGGTCCACGGCGCCGGCGGCGGCGTCGGCCTTGCCGCCGTGGAGATCGGCAAGATGCTGGGTGCGAACGTGATCGCGACCGCCTCCAGCGACGAGAAGCTTGAGATCGCGAGATCGCGCGGCGCCGATCATCTTATCCGCTACGACCGCGAGCCGTTTCGCGATGCCGTCAAGCGCATCACCGACGGCCGCGGCGCGGACGTCGTGTTCGACCCCGTCGGTGGCCAGGTCTTCGAAGATTCGATGCGTTGCATCGCCTGGGGCGCGCGGCTGCTGGTGATCGGCTTCACCGGCGGCATCGGCTCGGCCAAGACCAATCTGTTGCTGATCAAGGGCGCCAGTGTGCTCGGCGTGCGCGCCGGCGAAGCGGTGCGCAAGAATCCTGCGCTCGGAGAGGTCCGCCTGAAGGCGCTCTTGCAATGGGCGGAGGAGGGCAAGCTGCGCCCCAACGTCTCGCATCGCCTGCCGCTGGAGGATTATGCGAAGGCGATGCGGCTGTTGATCGACCGCAAGGCGATCGGACGGGTCGCGCTGCTGATGCAGTGA
- a CDS encoding M20 aminoacylase family protein, which yields MPTIDRIDGYADELTAIRRDLHAHPEIGFEEVRTSGIVADKLKSWGIEVHRGLGGTGVIGVIKGKGSGSKRIGLRADMDALPMEENTNLKWSSKIPGRFHGCGHDGHTTMLLGTARYLAETRNFDGTVHLIFQPAEEGLGGARAMIKDGLFEKFPCDELYGLHNAPDLNHGEIAILPGPAMASADFFDLRITGYGAHGAMPERSKDAVIIATTLAQAIQTIVSRNVDPLQAAVVSITQIHAGSAYNVIPGDAHLCGTIRTFSKEVRTLVSERIRTICAGIASAYNCAIDVDIRDTFNVLVNQVEQSKVVEEVARTIVDPANVITRTQPKMGSEDFADMLETIPGAYFWVGHDGSVPVHNPGFVLDDKILPIGASMFARIVETRMPVGGNA from the coding sequence ATGCCCACGATCGATCGCATCGACGGCTACGCCGACGAACTCACTGCCATCAGGCGCGACCTTCACGCCCATCCCGAGATCGGCTTCGAGGAAGTGCGCACCTCCGGCATCGTTGCCGACAAGCTGAAGAGCTGGGGCATCGAGGTGCATCGCGGCCTCGGCGGCACCGGCGTGATCGGAGTCATCAAGGGCAAGGGCTCCGGCAGCAAGCGCATTGGGCTGCGCGCCGACATGGACGCGCTGCCGATGGAAGAGAACACCAATCTGAAATGGAGCTCGAAGATCCCCGGCCGCTTCCACGGTTGCGGCCATGACGGCCACACCACCATGCTGCTCGGCACCGCGCGCTACCTCGCCGAGACCCGGAATTTCGACGGCACCGTGCACCTGATCTTCCAGCCGGCCGAGGAAGGCCTCGGCGGCGCCCGCGCCATGATCAAGGACGGCCTGTTCGAGAAGTTCCCGTGCGACGAGCTCTATGGCCTGCACAACGCGCCCGACCTCAACCACGGCGAGATCGCGATCCTGCCCGGCCCGGCGATGGCCAGCGCCGACTTCTTCGACCTGCGCATCACCGGCTACGGCGCGCATGGCGCGATGCCCGAGCGCTCCAAGGACGCTGTGATCATCGCGACCACGCTGGCGCAGGCGATCCAGACCATCGTCAGCCGCAACGTCGACCCGCTGCAGGCTGCGGTGGTGTCGATCACCCAGATCCATGCCGGCTCCGCCTACAACGTCATTCCCGGCGACGCGCATCTGTGCGGCACCATCCGCACCTTCTCGAAGGAAGTGCGCACCCTGGTCAGCGAGCGCATCCGCACCATCTGCGCCGGCATCGCGAGCGCCTATAATTGCGCGATCGACGTCGACATCCGCGACACCTTCAACGTGCTGGTCAACCAGGTCGAGCAGTCCAAGGTGGTCGAGGAGGTCGCGCGCACGATCGTCGACCCCGCCAACGTGATCACCCGCACCCAACCGAAGATGGGCAGCGAGGATTTCGCCGACATGTTGGAGACCATCCCCGGCGCTTACTTCTGGGTCGGCCATGACGGCTCGGTGCCCGTGCACAACCCCGGCTTCGTGCTCGACGACAAGATCCTGCCGATTGGCGCCAGCATGTTCGCCCGCATCGTCGAGACGCGCATGCCGGTGGGTGGCAATGCATAA
- a CDS encoding ABC transporter permease codes for MSVDTFPQSSIPITSPLRPRFGFLTSTPIIAAATVLLALIVLISILAPLIAPHDPIQLAPSQRLKPSSAQFLLGTDAYGRDLLSRVIYGGRVSLLIGIGAAILSIAIGLAIGLVSGFFKLVDSVMMRVMDGLMAMPSILLAIAVVSLSGASLWTVLIAITIPEIPRVARLVRSVVLSAREEPYVEAAISVGSSLPKIMWRHLMPNTIAPLIVQGTYICASAILTEAILSFLGAGISPETPTWGNIMAEGRQYFQIKPSLIFWPGLLLSIAILSINLIGDAARDALDPRMKQREGK; via the coding sequence ATGTCGGTCGATACCTTTCCCCAGTCCTCCATTCCGATCACGTCGCCGCTGCGGCCGCGCTTCGGATTCCTCACCTCGACGCCGATCATCGCCGCGGCGACGGTCCTGCTCGCCTTGATCGTGCTGATCTCGATCCTGGCGCCGCTGATCGCGCCGCACGATCCGATCCAGCTCGCCCCGTCGCAGCGGCTCAAGCCGTCCTCCGCGCAATTCCTGCTCGGCACCGACGCCTACGGCCGCGACCTGTTGTCGCGCGTGATCTATGGCGGCCGCGTCTCGCTCCTGATCGGCATCGGCGCGGCGATCCTGTCGATCGCCATCGGCCTTGCGATCGGCCTCGTCTCCGGCTTCTTCAAGCTGGTCGATTCCGTGATGATGCGCGTCATGGACGGCCTGATGGCGATGCCGAGCATCCTGCTCGCGATCGCCGTGGTGTCGCTCTCCGGCGCCAGCCTCTGGACCGTGCTGATCGCGATCACGATCCCCGAGATTCCGCGCGTGGCCCGCTTGGTCCGCTCCGTCGTGCTGTCGGCGCGCGAGGAGCCTTACGTCGAGGCCGCGATCTCGGTCGGCTCGAGCCTGCCGAAGATCATGTGGCGCCATTTGATGCCCAACACGATCGCGCCGCTGATCGTCCAGGGCACCTATATCTGCGCCAGCGCCATCCTGACCGAGGCCATCCTCTCCTTCCTCGGCGCCGGCATTTCGCCGGAGACGCCGACCTGGGGCAACATCATGGCCGAGGGCCGCCAGTACTTCCAGATCAAGCCGTCGCTGATCTTCTGGCCGGGCCTGTTGCTCTCCATCGCCATCCTCAGCATCAACCTGATCGGCGACGCCGCCCGCGACGCCCTCGATCCGCGCATGAAGCAGCGGGAGGGGAAGTGA
- a CDS encoding ABC transporter ATP-binding protein yields MTNTILDINNLVVSIGKKPKGANIIDGISIQVRERETLCLVGESGSGKSVTSLTTMGLLPKGTLVPTAGSVKLVGEELLTATDRRLRQLRATKMAMIFQEPMTALNPVVPVGRQIDEVLRAHTKLDARARKKRILDMMEQVRLPQVERIFASYPHRLSGGQRQRIMIAMALVLEPKLLIADEPTTALDVTTQKQILTLIRDLQRDHGTAVLFITHDMGVVAEIADRVAVMRQGRLVETGALETVLRNPTMEYTRNLLASVPSLVPRAPREETREPVVLEANELSKVYKERAFFGKGREVVAADKVTLTLRKGRTLGIVGESGSGKSTVARCIVRLIDPTSGGVRLAGREIADISRRLLQPHRQKIQIVFQDPYRSLNPRVTVGESIAEGPINYGTSHADAMKRARELLELVGLPPDAVSRYPHQFSGGQRQRIAIARALALDPDVLVADEAVSALDVSVQAQVLELLDEIQKRLGIAILFITHDLRVAAQICDEVVVMQHGRVVEQGPAAEVLTHPKEAYTKALLDAAPGRNWDFANFRPVAEAVGASA; encoded by the coding sequence GTGACCAACACCATCCTCGATATCAACAACCTCGTCGTGTCCATCGGCAAGAAGCCGAAAGGCGCTAACATCATCGACGGTATTTCGATCCAGGTGCGCGAGCGCGAGACGCTGTGCCTCGTCGGCGAAAGCGGCTCGGGCAAGTCGGTGACCTCGCTCACCACGATGGGCCTGTTGCCGAAGGGCACGCTGGTGCCGACCGCCGGCAGCGTGAAGCTGGTCGGCGAGGAGCTGCTCACCGCCACCGACCGCCGCCTGCGCCAGCTGCGCGCGACCAAGATGGCGATGATCTTCCAGGAGCCGATGACCGCGCTCAATCCGGTGGTGCCAGTCGGCCGCCAGATCGACGAGGTGCTGCGCGCGCACACCAAGCTCGATGCCAGGGCGCGCAAGAAGCGCATCCTCGACATGATGGAGCAGGTCCGCCTGCCCCAGGTCGAGCGCATCTTCGCCTCCTACCCTCACCGCCTCTCCGGCGGCCAGCGCCAGCGCATCATGATCGCGATGGCGCTGGTGCTGGAGCCGAAGCTGCTCATTGCCGACGAGCCGACCACCGCGCTCGACGTCACCACGCAGAAGCAGATCCTGACCCTGATCCGCGACCTCCAGCGCGATCACGGCACCGCCGTGCTGTTCATCACCCACGACATGGGCGTGGTCGCCGAGATCGCCGACCGCGTCGCGGTGATGCGGCAGGGCCGCCTGGTCGAGACCGGCGCGCTCGAGACCGTGCTGCGCAACCCGACCATGGAATACACGCGCAACCTGCTCGCCTCGGTGCCGAGCCTGGTGCCGCGGGCGCCGCGCGAGGAAACCCGCGAGCCCGTGGTGCTCGAGGCCAACGAGCTCAGCAAGGTTTACAAGGAGCGCGCCTTCTTCGGCAAAGGCCGCGAGGTCGTCGCGGCCGACAAGGTCACGCTCACCCTGCGCAAGGGCCGCACGCTCGGCATCGTCGGCGAAAGCGGCTCGGGCAAGTCGACGGTGGCGCGCTGCATCGTGCGCCTGATCGACCCGACCTCCGGCGGCGTGCGCCTCGCCGGCCGCGAGATCGCCGACATTTCGCGCCGCCTGCTGCAGCCGCACCGGCAGAAGATCCAGATCGTGTTCCAGGATCCCTACCGCTCGCTCAACCCACGCGTCACCGTCGGCGAGAGCATCGCGGAAGGCCCGATCAATTACGGCACTTCGCATGCCGACGCGATGAAGCGCGCGCGCGAGCTGCTCGAGCTGGTCGGCCTGCCGCCCGACGCCGTGTCGCGCTATCCGCACCAATTCTCCGGCGGCCAGCGTCAGCGCATCGCCATCGCCCGGGCGCTCGCGCTCGATCCCGACGTGCTGGTCGCGGACGAAGCGGTTTCCGCGCTCGACGTCTCCGTGCAGGCGCAGGTGCTGGAACTGCTCGACGAGATCCAGAAGCGGCTCGGCATCGCCATCCTGTTCATCACTCATGACTTACGCGTCGCAGCCCAGATCTGCGACGAGGTCGTGGTGATGCAGCACGGCCGCGTCGTCGAACAAGGACCGGCCGCCGAAGTGCTCACGCATCCGAAGGAGGCCTACACCAAGGCCCTGCTGGATGCAGCGCCGGGGCGTAATTGGGATTTTGCGAACTTCCGGCCGGTGGCGGAGGCCGTGGGGGCGAGCGCGTAA